Proteins encoded in a region of the Catenulispora sp. EB89 genome:
- a CDS encoding SDR family NAD(P)-dependent oxidoreductase — translation MSACAFPLSFAQERFWLIQQLDRTAPTFNISMALRLNGPVDTSALRTALDTVVERHDALRTSFPVIDGRPVQMVEENLPLTLSEVDLGPMPADRRAHELSAQLEADSKEHFDLEADRLIRATLIRLGDREHVLAVSVHHIICDGWSLDIFLREFTSLYSAQVEGSPVHLAPIAIQYPDYSVWQREYCDTATFEAELEYWRAKLAGVTRNEIPRDMPNQAAHNFAGGRHTFEIPADVMDKLRVVAAEEHATMFMMILAAFTMLLARLQGQEDVVVGTSVAGRTRPELEPIIGCFLNTVALRTDLSGDPSYLDVLKRVRTTSLEAFELQEVPFERVVAALDVARDLSRTPLFQTMLVLQNAPAEDVDFAGLTGSFEPRFNGTAKVDLMLDVVESGGALACTFEYLTSAFTAETVRRAGRQLTRIFEAVAGQPGVRLSELRLASLQERQAALGLGARNVLGDSQAMTVGQLVDVQADRLPNAPAVVSDDGRLTYQELRSEAHKIADALLGSGLRADEPVAVSLASTGRLAAPAVLAPLIAGGALAVVDDGEVPRDIRFVVTPEGDDVRITALPVDGTPEPAGSQRTGYAVTAAAAADAVYWARGVLSSNELAMVTPFTEDPVAVGWSILLPLCWGGSVLIPSADPVASRQTPSGVTLAVTTGDDGQDHRYPGTTVSCRILTTLEKPLSRQGRDKALVLYAPWGVPCAGAVLEGDSLAHAGLEPFLRSGVFLLDSCCEPVVPGQPGQVYLAATPSIDDGHRVAITVDGRPVELVPTGDRALWTTRGRLASAMAGRSATAGTAGSATAGSATGLLGRPDESAVADIWREVLGLDRIARDANFFDLGGHSLGLVRVQAAIAERLGRRLELLDLFANPTVESLARFLSAGEDPAMVVEHPMAHVGAEDEDPAPSAGRRKGGAGGFEPMAIIGMACRFPEADGYDQYWRNLVEGVDATRVLSDEELLAAGVGVEEMADPSYVRRVGVVDGVDMFDAAYFGLAGRETELIDPQQRVFLETAHDALQDAGYDPDQYSGRVGVFGGIGLNLYGWENVAANSAELNLTHLQALIAVEKDHTATRTAYRLNLRGPALTIQTACSTSLVSVNAAVQALSLGECDLALAGGTNVAARPTGYRYVDGGTLSPDGRCRAFDADAKGPGPGMGSGFVVLRPLAAALAAGDTVHAVISACATNNDGSDKVGYTAPSLSGQERVLRTAYEAGKIDPRTVGCLEAHGTGTALGDPIEVAALVKAFGPAVDDEPWCALGSVKTAIGHLDAAAGIAGLIKAVLSVQRGLIPPSLHFRSPNPGIGFASSPFFVNAQLRPWPESFPVRRAGVSAFGIGGTNAHVVVDQPPAPREGDPAAEWQLIVLSAATPAALERSASNLADHLASHAQMNLADVGFTLQVGRRAMPCRLAVVARDLPDLVHALRARDDNRVIRGVADRTDGVVHPRAGFADGPRHGKSDGDERAAWLRRIADAWAAGADVNWQDLHAGTRRCRVSLPTYAFDKRRYYVEPARMPESPTVSVPVRRELSDALYLPSWRRASASPKTRDSRYLVVCDSSPLAGDLVAELRSAGADVVLAGPGAAAASAGCFADLSDLTGMTELFETLRRESSVPSSVVHCVGPGSGESAGYRSLVALARVLASGRATEVESLVVVTDGGQAVAGETGLDPEAAMSAALVHVMNQELGRITSRVVDVATGGGPSWAVARRAVAEIRSQSSDVLVALRDADRWTRGYEPLQTGAAPSLLRERGVYILFGGTGTVGRGLARFLAERFSARLVLVRRSPLAADTDHAFISSLEELGAVVHFVQGDVGDRADVQRVVEETERLFGAVSGVVNASGVVAEGYAALLADLDAEVCERNFRSKVDAAAALEAVFADRGLDFCVLSGSLSAVLGGLGYGAYAAGNAYIDAFVESLRRRRDVPWIAIDWDAWGTADAAGVGPAADLAVPLTSVEAAELFERILVDGFPARAVVSKSDLSARLAAWVDRDLGGARDHDEKEDERTAMPRYPRPDLKTVAVAPRTETESVIAAIWADVLGLDAIGVFDDFFELGGDSLLALRVVELMERSLKRPVSLSAILDTGTIEHLADAMDGDGAAAEQVLVPLGGEGDRNIFLVHPLGGSVLGYRSLVGRLPATLYGLQPPSLVENQVGVPSIGDLAERYLAEATRIQPQGPYLIGGWSIGGTIAVEMAERLLARGDEVAWTGVIDAAPPRPGDDFATDREQIAFGDSEILKSLGVATTTDSVPPVPEGYEQGALSERIERTAQWLVEHRLLSRGPDVERRARMFVVARDNLHAYHRHQPTAFDGRISVFATDSSIEVTADPTLGWGRVVNVEQSMLRGEHETVLEEPQLSELVILMRHSLSRVIGS, via the coding sequence ATGAGCGCATGCGCGTTTCCGCTTTCGTTCGCACAAGAGCGGTTCTGGCTTATCCAGCAGCTAGACCGGACCGCGCCCACCTTCAACATCTCGATGGCCTTGCGGCTGAACGGGCCGGTGGATACGTCCGCGCTGCGCACAGCCCTCGACACGGTGGTCGAACGGCATGACGCGCTGCGGACCAGCTTTCCGGTCATCGACGGCCGTCCTGTGCAGATGGTCGAAGAGAACTTGCCCCTGACTTTGTCCGAGGTCGATTTGGGGCCGATGCCGGCCGACCGACGGGCGCACGAGCTGTCCGCGCAGCTCGAAGCCGACAGCAAAGAACACTTCGACCTGGAAGCGGACCGACTCATTCGAGCGACGCTCATCAGGCTCGGAGACCGGGAGCACGTACTGGCCGTGTCGGTGCACCACATCATCTGCGACGGCTGGTCGCTCGACATCTTCCTTCGCGAGTTTACCAGCCTTTATAGCGCACAGGTGGAAGGTTCGCCCGTCCACCTGGCCCCGATCGCGATTCAGTACCCCGACTATTCGGTCTGGCAGCGCGAGTATTGCGACACCGCCACATTCGAAGCAGAACTCGAATATTGGCGTGCCAAGCTGGCCGGAGTCACCCGGAACGAAATCCCGCGCGATATGCCGAACCAGGCCGCACACAACTTCGCCGGCGGTCGGCACACCTTCGAGATCCCCGCCGATGTCATGGACAAGCTGCGTGTCGTGGCCGCTGAGGAACACGCCACGATGTTCATGATGATCCTCGCGGCGTTCACCATGTTACTGGCCCGGCTTCAGGGCCAGGAGGACGTCGTCGTGGGCACCTCGGTGGCGGGCCGTACCCGGCCGGAGCTGGAACCGATCATCGGGTGCTTCCTCAATACCGTCGCTCTGCGGACCGATCTGTCAGGAGACCCCTCGTATCTTGATGTCCTCAAGCGGGTGCGGACGACCTCACTGGAAGCCTTCGAGCTGCAGGAGGTTCCCTTCGAGCGTGTGGTAGCAGCTCTCGACGTCGCTCGTGACCTGAGCCGTACCCCGCTCTTCCAGACGATGCTCGTGCTGCAGAACGCCCCCGCGGAGGACGTGGACTTCGCAGGCCTGACCGGTTCGTTCGAACCGAGGTTCAACGGAACCGCCAAAGTGGATCTGATGCTTGACGTGGTGGAGTCCGGCGGCGCTCTGGCCTGTACGTTCGAGTACCTGACCAGTGCTTTCACGGCCGAAACCGTTCGCCGCGCGGGCCGTCAGTTGACACGGATCTTCGAGGCCGTGGCGGGTCAGCCCGGCGTTCGCTTGTCGGAACTGAGATTGGCCAGTCTCCAGGAGCGGCAGGCGGCACTCGGGTTGGGTGCCAGGAACGTGCTTGGCGATAGCCAGGCCATGACTGTGGGCCAGCTTGTCGATGTCCAAGCCGACAGGCTGCCCAACGCGCCGGCCGTCGTGAGCGATGACGGCCGTCTGACTTATCAGGAACTCAGATCCGAAGCCCACAAGATCGCTGACGCGCTCCTGGGGTCCGGGCTCCGAGCCGATGAGCCGGTGGCGGTCAGCCTCGCCTCAACCGGGAGACTGGCGGCCCCTGCGGTTCTGGCGCCCCTGATCGCCGGTGGCGCTCTGGCCGTGGTCGACGACGGCGAAGTCCCGCGCGATATCCGGTTCGTGGTCACGCCAGAGGGCGACGATGTCCGGATCACCGCGCTGCCGGTCGACGGCACCCCCGAGCCCGCAGGCTCGCAGAGGACCGGGTACGCGGTGACCGCTGCCGCGGCTGCGGACGCCGTGTACTGGGCGCGCGGAGTCCTGAGCTCGAACGAACTGGCCATGGTGACGCCGTTCACGGAGGACCCCGTGGCCGTCGGATGGTCGATTCTCCTTCCTCTCTGTTGGGGAGGCAGCGTCCTGATCCCGTCTGCCGATCCCGTGGCGAGCCGGCAGACTCCGTCCGGCGTGACTTTGGCGGTGACCACAGGCGATGACGGGCAGGACCACCGGTACCCGGGCACTACTGTGTCTTGCCGGATTCTGACAACGCTTGAGAAACCATTGTCGCGGCAAGGACGAGACAAGGCGTTGGTCCTCTACGCACCCTGGGGCGTCCCTTGTGCCGGGGCTGTCTTGGAAGGCGACTCATTGGCGCACGCCGGCCTCGAACCGTTCCTGCGCTCTGGAGTCTTCCTGCTGGACAGCTGTTGTGAACCGGTGGTTCCGGGCCAGCCTGGTCAGGTCTATCTGGCCGCGACGCCGTCGATCGATGACGGGCATCGCGTCGCCATCACCGTCGACGGGCGTCCTGTAGAGCTGGTGCCGACCGGCGACCGGGCCTTGTGGACGACGCGGGGCCGGTTGGCCTCGGCCATGGCCGGCCGTTCGGCGACGGCCGGAACAGCGGGTTCGGCGACGGCCGGATCGGCAACGGGTCTCCTCGGACGGCCCGACGAATCAGCCGTCGCCGACATCTGGCGAGAAGTGCTGGGCCTGGACCGGATCGCGCGTGATGCGAACTTCTTCGACCTGGGTGGTCATTCGCTCGGTCTGGTCCGGGTCCAGGCCGCGATCGCCGAGCGGCTCGGCCGTCGTCTGGAACTCCTCGATCTGTTCGCCAATCCGACTGTCGAATCGCTTGCCCGCTTTTTGTCCGCGGGCGAGGACCCCGCCATGGTCGTTGAACATCCGATGGCCCACGTCGGGGCTGAAGACGAGGACCCGGCACCGTCGGCCGGCCGGCGAAAGGGCGGTGCGGGCGGCTTTGAACCGATGGCGATCATCGGCATGGCGTGCAGATTTCCAGAAGCCGACGGCTATGACCAGTACTGGCGGAACTTGGTCGAGGGCGTTGACGCCACGCGGGTCCTCTCCGACGAGGAGCTGCTCGCAGCCGGCGTGGGCGTCGAAGAAATGGCGGATCCGTCATATGTAAGACGGGTCGGGGTGGTCGACGGCGTCGACATGTTCGACGCGGCGTACTTCGGCCTCGCAGGCCGCGAGACCGAGCTCATCGATCCACAGCAAAGGGTCTTCCTCGAAACCGCTCACGACGCTCTCCAGGACGCCGGCTATGACCCTGACCAGTATTCCGGCCGCGTCGGCGTCTTCGGCGGGATCGGCCTCAACCTGTACGGATGGGAGAATGTCGCGGCCAACAGCGCCGAACTCAACTTGACCCATCTTCAGGCCCTGATCGCGGTGGAGAAGGATCATACGGCGACCCGGACGGCCTACCGGCTCAACCTTCGCGGCCCGGCTCTGACGATTCAAACCGCGTGTTCGACCTCGCTGGTATCGGTGAACGCGGCCGTCCAGGCCCTGAGCCTGGGCGAATGCGACCTCGCCTTGGCGGGCGGTACCAACGTGGCCGCGCGGCCGACCGGATACCGCTACGTCGACGGCGGCACTTTGTCGCCCGACGGGCGGTGTCGCGCCTTCGACGCGGACGCGAAAGGGCCCGGTCCGGGAATGGGATCCGGCTTCGTCGTGCTTCGTCCACTGGCGGCCGCCCTGGCTGCGGGCGACACCGTTCACGCCGTGATCAGCGCTTGTGCGACCAACAACGATGGTTCGGACAAGGTCGGCTATACGGCTCCGAGCCTTTCGGGTCAAGAACGAGTGCTGCGTACCGCGTATGAAGCCGGTAAGATCGACCCGCGCACCGTCGGCTGCCTCGAGGCGCACGGCACGGGTACGGCGCTCGGCGATCCCATTGAGGTCGCCGCGCTGGTCAAGGCTTTCGGACCGGCCGTGGACGACGAGCCCTGGTGCGCGCTGGGCTCGGTCAAGACAGCCATCGGGCACCTCGACGCCGCAGCCGGCATCGCTGGCCTGATCAAGGCGGTGCTCTCGGTACAGCGCGGCCTGATTCCCCCGAGCCTGCACTTCCGGTCTCCGAACCCTGGCATAGGGTTCGCGTCGTCGCCGTTCTTCGTGAATGCACAGCTCCGGCCATGGCCTGAGAGCTTCCCGGTGCGGCGCGCCGGGGTGAGCGCGTTCGGCATCGGAGGAACGAACGCCCACGTGGTCGTCGACCAGCCGCCGGCTCCGCGAGAGGGCGACCCCGCGGCTGAATGGCAGCTCATCGTGCTCTCTGCAGCTACTCCGGCCGCCCTGGAGAGGTCCGCTTCGAACCTCGCCGACCATCTCGCGTCCCATGCCCAGATGAACTTGGCCGACGTCGGCTTCACACTGCAGGTCGGACGCCGTGCGATGCCCTGCCGGCTGGCGGTCGTGGCGCGCGATCTCCCGGATCTCGTGCATGCGCTCAGAGCCCGAGACGACAACAGAGTCATCCGGGGCGTTGCCGACAGGACAGACGGTGTCGTCCACCCCAGGGCGGGGTTCGCCGACGGGCCGCGCCACGGAAAGTCGGACGGCGATGAACGGGCTGCTTGGCTCCGGAGAATCGCCGATGCGTGGGCCGCAGGCGCGGATGTGAACTGGCAGGACCTGCACGCCGGAACTCGACGGTGTCGTGTCTCCCTGCCGACATACGCATTCGACAAACGTCGTTACTACGTCGAACCGGCCAGGATGCCCGAGAGCCCGACGGTGAGCGTGCCTGTTCGTCGTGAGCTCTCAGATGCCTTGTATCTGCCTTCATGGCGGAGGGCGAGCGCTTCGCCGAAGACTCGAGACAGCCGGTACCTGGTTGTCTGCGACAGCTCCCCGCTGGCCGGCGATCTAGTAGCCGAGCTTCGGTCCGCAGGGGCGGACGTCGTGCTCGCCGGGCCCGGGGCGGCCGCCGCATCAGCCGGCTGTTTCGCGGATCTGTCCGACCTGACCGGTATGACGGAGCTCTTCGAGACGTTGCGCCGTGAGTCGTCAGTGCCGTCTTCGGTGGTGCACTGCGTCGGGCCCGGCAGCGGAGAGTCGGCCGGATATCGCAGCTTGGTCGCGCTGGCGCGGGTGTTGGCGTCGGGACGGGCCACGGAGGTTGAATCTCTCGTGGTCGTAACTGATGGCGGACAGGCGGTGGCCGGCGAAACAGGCCTCGACCCGGAAGCAGCCATGAGCGCGGCACTCGTCCACGTCATGAACCAGGAATTGGGACGGATCACCTCACGTGTCGTCGATGTGGCGACCGGCGGCGGGCCGAGCTGGGCCGTGGCTCGACGTGCCGTCGCGGAGATCCGCAGCCAGTCCTCGGATGTGCTGGTCGCATTGCGCGACGCGGACCGTTGGACTCGGGGCTACGAGCCGCTCCAGACTGGCGCCGCGCCGTCGTTGCTGAGAGAGCGGGGCGTCTACATTCTCTTCGGCGGCACAGGGACAGTTGGGCGCGGTCTCGCGCGGTTCTTGGCCGAACGGTTCAGTGCCCGCTTGGTCCTGGTCCGCCGATCGCCTCTCGCGGCGGACACGGACCACGCGTTCATCAGCTCGTTGGAGGAACTCGGCGCGGTCGTTCATTTCGTCCAGGGCGATGTGGGCGATCGTGCCGACGTGCAGCGGGTCGTTGAGGAGACCGAGCGGCTGTTCGGAGCTGTGAGCGGAGTGGTGAACGCCTCTGGGGTGGTGGCAGAGGGCTACGCCGCGTTGCTCGCAGACCTCGATGCCGAGGTCTGCGAGCGCAATTTCCGGTCGAAGGTCGATGCGGCGGCCGCGCTCGAGGCCGTCTTCGCAGACCGGGGTCTCGACTTTTGCGTGTTGAGCGGTTCGTTGTCCGCAGTCCTCGGCGGCCTGGGCTACGGCGCCTATGCCGCGGGGAACGCATACATCGATGCTTTTGTGGAGTCGCTGCGCCGCCGACGCGACGTGCCGTGGATCGCGATCGACTGGGACGCGTGGGGCACCGCTGACGCGGCCGGCGTGGGGCCGGCTGCCGACCTTGCGGTGCCGTTGACCTCGGTCGAAGCAGCTGAGCTGTTCGAACGCATCCTGGTCGATGGTTTTCCGGCACGCGCGGTGGTCTCCAAGAGCGATCTGAGCGCACGGCTCGCGGCATGGGTCGATCGTGATCTCGGTGGTGCGCGAGACCATGATGAGAAGGAGGACGAACGGACGGCGATGCCTCGGTATCCCCGTCCCGACCTCAAGACGGTGGCGGTGGCGCCGCGCACTGAGACCGAATCCGTGATCGCCGCCATTTGGGCCGATGTCTTGGGACTGGACGCGATCGGGGTCTTCGACGACTTCTTCGAGCTCGGCGGAGATTCCCTGCTGGCCCTGCGGGTGGTCGAGCTGATGGAGCGGAGTCTCAAGCGGCCCGTGTCGCTCAGTGCGATCCTCGATACCGGCACGATCGAGCACCTGGCGGATGCCATGGACGGTGACGGTGCGGCAGCCGAACAGGTCCTGGTTCCGCTCGGGGGTGAGGGCGACCGCAACATCTTCCTGGTGCATCCGCTCGGCGGTAGCGTCCTGGGTTATCGGAGCCTTGTCGGACGGTTGCCGGCGACGCTCTACGGACTCCAGCCGCCGTCGCTTGTGGAGAACCAGGTGGGCGTGCCGAGCATCGGCGACCTCG